Proteins co-encoded in one Opitutus terrae PB90-1 genomic window:
- a CDS encoding dipeptidyl-peptidase 3 family protein translates to MRILISVLAAALLSGSTGLGNQPETAAPNLDQLRAMTARFVPVEIKVDVSHLPPNELAALQKMVEAAKLFDALFLRQAAPQNEALLAQLVRDASPLGRARLHYFRINAGAWSRLDEQTAFLPGVSEKPAGGNFYPVDATRDEVDRWMQQLPAAERAKATGFFTTIRRAPDGGLMAVPYSVEYQNELILAARLLREAAAETKQPTLKAFLEKRATAFLSNDYYESDLAWMELDATIEPTIGPYEVYEDEWFNFKAAFEAFIAVTDPAETAKLGSFSGHLQELEDHLPIDPQYRKKLGGYSPIRVVNLAFGSGDANRGVQTAAFNLPNDERVVAEKGSKRVMLKNVQEAKFENVLVPISRRVLAKADQGHVAFEPFFTHILMHELMHGLGPQTITVNGRETTVRSEMKELNGTLEEAKADISGLWALQHLMDHGMLDRAQERAMYTTFLASTFRTLRFGLTEAHAKGMALQLNWLLDAGAFTVAQDGTFAVDLVKVKPAVESLTRAIMTLQAHGDYAGTKQLFEKMIVVRPEVKRALDGLKDLPVDIEPTFVMGEKS, encoded by the coding sequence TCAAGGTGGACGTGTCCCATCTGCCGCCGAACGAGCTCGCGGCGCTGCAGAAGATGGTGGAGGCGGCGAAGCTCTTCGACGCGCTGTTCCTGCGTCAAGCCGCGCCGCAGAACGAGGCGCTGCTCGCCCAGCTGGTGCGCGACGCGTCGCCGCTGGGCCGGGCGCGGCTGCACTATTTTCGAATCAACGCCGGCGCGTGGTCGCGGCTGGACGAGCAGACGGCGTTCCTGCCGGGCGTCAGCGAGAAGCCGGCGGGCGGCAACTTTTATCCGGTCGACGCCACCCGCGATGAAGTGGACCGCTGGATGCAGCAGCTGCCGGCGGCGGAGCGCGCGAAGGCCACGGGATTTTTCACGACGATCCGGCGTGCGCCGGACGGCGGGTTGATGGCGGTGCCCTACAGCGTGGAGTATCAGAACGAGCTGATCCTCGCCGCGCGGTTGCTGCGCGAAGCGGCGGCGGAGACCAAGCAGCCCACCTTGAAGGCGTTTTTGGAAAAACGCGCGACGGCGTTTTTGTCGAACGACTACTACGAGAGCGACCTCGCGTGGATGGAGCTCGACGCGACGATCGAGCCGACGATCGGGCCCTACGAGGTCTACGAGGACGAGTGGTTTAATTTCAAGGCGGCCTTCGAAGCCTTCATCGCGGTGACCGATCCGGCGGAGACGGCGAAGCTGGGAAGCTTCAGCGGCCATCTGCAGGAGCTGGAGGATCATCTGCCGATCGACCCGCAGTATCGCAAGAAGCTCGGCGGCTATTCGCCCATCCGCGTGGTGAACCTGGCGTTCGGCTCCGGCGACGCGAATCGCGGCGTGCAGACGGCGGCGTTCAACCTGCCGAACGATGAACGCGTCGTGGCGGAGAAAGGCTCGAAGCGCGTGATGCTGAAAAACGTGCAGGAGGCGAAATTCGAAAACGTGCTCGTGCCGATCTCGCGGCGCGTGCTGGCGAAGGCGGATCAGGGCCATGTCGCGTTCGAGCCGTTTTTCACGCACATTCTGATGCACGAGCTGATGCACGGGCTCGGGCCGCAGACGATCACGGTCAACGGGCGCGAGACGACCGTGCGCAGCGAGATGAAGGAGTTGAATGGCACCCTCGAAGAAGCGAAGGCGGACATCTCCGGCCTGTGGGCGCTGCAGCATCTGATGGACCACGGCATGCTCGACCGTGCGCAGGAGCGCGCAATGTACACGACGTTTCTCGCGTCGACCTTCCGCACGCTCCGGTTCGGGCTGACGGAGGCGCATGCGAAAGGCATGGCGCTGCAGCTGAACTGGCTGCTCGACGCGGGCGCGTTCACCGTGGCGCAGGACGGAACGTTCGCGGTGGATCTGGTGAAAGTGAAACCGGCGGTCGAATCGCTCACCCGCGCGATCATGACGCTGCAGGCGCACGGGGACTACGCTGGAACGAAACAGCTCTTTGAGAAAATGATCGTAGTCCGGCCCGAGGTGAAACGCGCGCTCGACGGGTTGAAGGATCTCCCGGTCGACATCGAACCGACGTTTGTGATGGGGGAGAAGAGCTGA
- a CDS encoding 3-deoxy-7-phosphoheptulonate synthase gives MRTPDLNVAAISPLPAPAELLATLPRTPAQADFVAHSRQTLREILFGDDPRLLAIVGPCSIHDVAAAREYARRLADLAYELDDRIVIVMRAYFEKPRTVGGWKGLLLDPHLDGSGDIARGLQLARGLLRDILDLGLPTATEFLDPVSPQYLADLVCWTAVGARTAESQPHRQLASALPMPIGFKNSTDGNLRNAVHGIKAAAQRHTYFGLTADGRSAAIHTRGNPDCHLVLRGGSAGPNYSAEHLVEADVLLAKAGLHRTIMVDCSHDNSGRVPERQPRILADVTRQILAGRTALRGVMLESNLFAGNQPHPPPTGPLRYGVSITDACMDWSMTQQCLRAAYRSLAPRFVSAPAPEPAFAK, from the coding sequence TTGCGCACTCCGGATCTCAACGTCGCCGCTATCTCGCCTCTCCCCGCCCCCGCGGAGTTGTTGGCCACGCTGCCGCGCACGCCTGCGCAGGCGGATTTCGTGGCGCACAGCCGGCAGACGTTGCGCGAGATTCTGTTCGGCGATGATCCGCGGCTGCTGGCGATCGTCGGCCCCTGCTCGATTCACGACGTGGCCGCCGCGCGCGAGTATGCCCGCCGACTGGCCGACCTGGCTTACGAGCTGGATGATCGGATTGTCATCGTGATGCGGGCGTATTTCGAAAAACCGCGCACCGTCGGCGGCTGGAAGGGCCTGCTGCTCGATCCGCATCTCGACGGCAGCGGCGACATCGCCCGCGGCCTGCAACTCGCCCGCGGCCTGCTCCGCGACATCCTCGATCTCGGCCTGCCGACGGCGACCGAGTTTCTCGATCCGGTGAGCCCGCAGTATCTGGCCGACCTGGTTTGCTGGACCGCCGTCGGCGCCCGCACCGCGGAATCGCAGCCGCATCGCCAGCTCGCCTCGGCGCTCCCGATGCCGATTGGATTCAAGAACAGCACCGACGGCAATCTGCGCAATGCCGTGCACGGCATCAAAGCCGCTGCGCAGCGACACACGTATTTCGGGCTCACCGCCGACGGCCGCTCCGCCGCCATCCATACCCGCGGCAATCCCGACTGCCACCTCGTCCTCCGCGGTGGCTCCGCCGGCCCGAACTATTCCGCTGAACACCTGGTCGAAGCGGACGTGCTGCTCGCCAAGGCGGGACTGCACCGGACGATCATGGTCGATTGCAGCCATGACAACAGCGGGCGCGTGCCCGAACGCCAGCCGCGTATTCTCGCCGACGTGACGCGCCAGATTCTCGCCGGCCGCACCGCGCTTCGCGGCGTGATGCTCGAGAGCAATCTCTTCGCCGGGAACCAACCTCACCCGCCGCCCACCGGCCCGCTCCGCTACGGAGTCTCCATCACCGACGCGTGCATGGACTGGTCGATGACGCAGCAGTGCCTGCGCGCGGCCTATCGCTCGCTCGCCCCGCGTTTCGTGTCCGCGCCTGCTCCCGAGCCGGCCTTCGCCAAGTGA
- a CDS encoding Rid family hydrolase yields MKSNTQEAFGACRVEVRTNEHESFTEYHLTATINGTMSVALAADQAFNDVAAVLAQKSIQPIQEKIYGYARVREQVLQRREAAYRAHGIDRSMPATWIQGTPLNGCEFVGLQIWGIVAHNGEACVTTVENPVTGRGRLWSGAGFRLLHLAGVRGTTPDGVLAAGHCAQAEAMFNNLGAGLAAHDFHYNQVVRTWIYVRRLLEWYSDLNRIRTSKYTSVGLGVSGGPAHPASTGIQCFSDDEECIVDALALDTDGRSMVATPIRKSPRQDSSFNYGSAFSRGMTLAIEGRKIVHISGTASINSAGASTHVGDAECQSLETLMSIAAILEEQGGSLKNITSATLFCKDRAAWEAWERVTRLLQIPALPKVCVIADVCRHDLLVEMEAVAVI; encoded by the coding sequence ATGAAGAGCAACACGCAGGAAGCGTTCGGCGCGTGCCGCGTGGAGGTTCGCACCAACGAACACGAATCGTTCACCGAGTATCACCTCACTGCCACGATCAATGGTACGATGTCGGTCGCGCTCGCCGCCGATCAGGCCTTCAACGACGTGGCCGCGGTGCTCGCGCAGAAAAGCATCCAGCCGATCCAGGAGAAAATCTATGGCTACGCCCGCGTGCGCGAGCAGGTGCTGCAGCGCCGCGAGGCCGCTTACCGCGCCCATGGCATCGACCGCAGCATGCCCGCCACGTGGATCCAAGGCACGCCGCTCAACGGTTGCGAGTTCGTCGGCCTGCAAATCTGGGGCATCGTCGCGCATAATGGCGAAGCGTGCGTCACGACGGTGGAAAACCCCGTCACCGGCCGCGGCCGTTTGTGGAGCGGCGCCGGCTTTCGCCTGCTACATCTCGCGGGCGTGCGCGGCACGACGCCGGATGGCGTGCTCGCCGCGGGGCACTGCGCGCAGGCCGAGGCGATGTTCAACAATCTCGGCGCCGGCCTGGCCGCACACGACTTTCACTACAACCAGGTTGTCCGCACGTGGATCTACGTCCGCCGGCTGCTCGAGTGGTACAGCGATCTCAATCGGATCCGCACGTCGAAATACACCTCCGTCGGACTCGGCGTGTCCGGTGGCCCCGCGCACCCGGCGAGCACGGGCATCCAGTGTTTCAGCGACGACGAGGAATGCATCGTCGACGCCCTCGCGCTCGACACCGACGGCCGCAGCATGGTCGCGACGCCGATCCGCAAAAGTCCGCGGCAGGATTCCTCCTTCAACTACGGCTCCGCGTTTTCGCGCGGCATGACGCTCGCCATCGAGGGCCGCAAGATCGTCCACATCTCCGGCACCGCGAGCATCAACAGCGCGGGCGCCAGCACTCACGTGGGTGACGCTGAGTGCCAGAGTCTCGAGACGCTGATGAGTATCGCGGCCATCCTCGAGGAACAAGGCGGCTCGCTGAAGAACATCACCTCCGCCACGTTGTTCTGCAAAGACCGCGCCGCCTGGGAAGCCTGGGAACGCGTCACCCGTCTGCTGCAGATCCCCGCCTTGCCGAAGGTCTGCGTGATCGCCGATGTCTGCCGTCACGACCTGCTGGTCGAGATGGAAGCCGTGGCGGTAATCTGA